The Tenebrio molitor chromosome 5, icTenMoli1.1, whole genome shotgun sequence genome has a segment encoding these proteins:
- the LOC138131247 gene encoding potassium/sodium hyperpolarization-activated cyclic nucleotide-gated channel 2-like: MDKHQGGANKKQFLHINMGFFRRLRTAEGENHKCHLKHVGSASFLPALPKDASFLQKFKRKLKKSTLISEFNPQSLEYFRSKAEIFRIKRDHVQSQSWIIHPFSDFRSYYEMWMSVIWFLVIFCMPIEAAFDLFHHHADSILRTKYRTVQHNPFSLILRLICMTDIIITFCTGYTIEKRRKVVMRPLKIVKHYILSIYFIPDVLCSLPLDFFVNSHSTQRILGFLGFLRIIRILTLHTYTSRTLEIFKIRSIASRAIRNCVINLLVFHWFACFQYMIPQVRFFAYGEVVAESWVERTDLPDLNFISQYIICVYRAAGGLFCIHFEQMQVEIWEERLIAIITFIFGKVYMFFLTVVILNRLLRQRCLEVKYYETISQVQAYMSQKQLPLPMQIRLLQFYDYKYNKKFFQERSIISLLSDKLKGEINLNVCSKLVQNVSMLGHLPQAYLEQVVVNLKPEIYLANDIIIKAGSVGDCMYFLASGTVGVWTPSGKEVCHLQDGAYFGEISLVFKDKRRTANIIALEICEVYKLDRKIFRNTFKASSQLFNMLEEVANERLEITQMFEDVHAKTFMEIQH; the protein is encoded by the exons atgGATAAGCATCAAGGCGGCGCAAATAAGAAACAA TTTTTACACATAAACATGGGCTTCTTCAGACGTCTACGTACAGCTGAGGGTGAAAACCATAAGTGCCACTTAAAACATGTAGGTTCGGCAAGTTTCCTTCCTGCTTTGCCGAAAGACGcttcttttttgcaaaaatttaaacgaaaGTTGAAGAAAAGTACGCTCATATCAGAATTTAATCCCCAGAGCCTGGAATATTTTAGAAGTAAAGCCGAAATCTTCCGTATCAAACGTGATCATGTCCAGTCACAATCATGGATTATTCACCCTTTCAGTGATTTTCGATCGTACTACGAAATGTGGATGTCAGTAATTTGGTTTTTGGTCATTTTCTGTATGCCAATTGAGGCAGCATTCGACTTGTTTCACCACCATGCTGACTCAATACTACGTACTAAATACAGAACCGTTCAGCACAATCCATTTAGTTTGATATTACGACTGATTTGCATGACTGACattattataacattttgtaccGGATATACAATAGAAAAACGCCGAAAAGTTGTGATGAGACCTCTGAAAATAGTGAAACACTACATCCTGAGCATTTACTTCATTCCTGACGTGTTGTGTTCACTTcctcttgatttttttgtaaacagtCATAGCACCCAACGAATACTAGGATTTTTAGGATTTTTGAGGATTATAAGGATTCTAACATTACACACTTATACTTCAAGAACcctggaaatttttaaaataagaagcATTGCAAGTAGGGCAATACGAAACTGCGTTATCAATCTGCTCGTGTTTCACTGGTTCGCCTGCTTCCAGTATATGATTCCTCAAGTGCGTTTCTTCGCGTATGGAGAAGTGGTGGCCGAGTCGTGGGTGGAAAGAACAGACCTTCCAGATTTAAACTTTATATCGCAATATATTATTTGCGTTTATCGGGCCGCAGGAGGATTATTTTGCATCCACTTTGAACAGATGCAAGTCGAAATTTGGGAAGAGAGACTGATAGCAAtcataacatttatttttggaaaagttTACATGTTCTTCCTCACGGTCGTAATCCTAAATCGTTTACTTAGACAGAGATGTCTTGAGGTTAAATACTACGAGACCATCAGTCAAGTGCAAGCTTACATGAGCCAGAAACAACTGCCGCTACCCATGCAGATCAGACTTTTGCAATTCTATGATTACAAATATAACAAAAAGTTCTTTCAGGAGAGAAGTATCATCAGTTTGCTCTCAGATAAGCTCAAAGGAGAAATCAATCTGAACGTTTGTAGCAAACTGGTGCAGAACGTGTCGATGCTTGGTCATTTACCGCAGGCTTATCTCGAGCAAGTTGTGGTCAACCTAAAACCTGAGATATATTTGGCGAACGATATTATCATTAAAGCGGGCTCTGTGGGAgattgtatgtattttttggcCAGTGGAACGGTGGGCGTTTGGACACCATCAGGAAAGGAAGTGTGCCATCTTCAAGATGGCGCCTATTTCGGAGAGATCTCTTTGGTATTTAAAGACAAGAGGAGAACAGCCAATATTATCGCTCTTGAAATTTGC